The nucleotide sequence TCGTCACCATGATGCGCAAGGCCCGCGATGCGGGGATCGCATTGCCTGCGGCAGGTGTCGCCTTTTCGCCCTGGGCCAATCTGACCCATAGCGGGCGGTCAGCCACCGTGCGCGATGGGATCGATCCGCTTTGCAGCGTGGAATTCCTGAACAAGCTAGCGCGCATGTTCCTCGCCGGTGAATTGCCGACACATCCTGATGCCTCTCCAGTCTTCGCCGATGTTCACGATCTGGCGCCGGTGCTGATCCAGATCGGCGAAAACGAGGTCATGCTTAGCGATGCGATCCGTCTTGCGTCCAATCTGGGCGAGGCACGGGTGCGCACGTCGCTCGAAGTCTGGCCGGGCATGTCCATGTCTGGCATCTGCTGGCCGGTCTCCTGCCTGAAGCGGATCAAGCGATCCTCAATGCCGTCCGGTTTCTTGATGATGCGCTAACTTCAAAGGCCCGTACAGGGCTTTAATCCGCGATTGGTGAAACATCTGGTAGCGCTGGCCGTTCGACGGATTAGCTGCGGATTTTGCCGTGCATTCTTCGATACTTGAGCGCCTCGCCCTTGCCGATCAGACAGGTCCAGCGTCTTCAGCGCTTCGATGATCTCGTCATATGAGACGGCCTTATCGGTTCCAGGATAAAGGCGAAGGGTCGGACTGGAATCGATGGCAAAGATGTCAGATGCCCACGACGCAAGAATGGCGCGTTTCTCGTCTATGTCGATATCGTCGGCTGCAAGAACGTCTCGGGGATGACCGAAATGTTGGGCCGGATGATGCAGATGCTCGGCGCTAATTGCTGCTGGTTTCTCCGGAATCGAATTTTGCAATCTTTCCTTTCTCATAGGTTGACCCCCCTTTTGATGCCAAGTGGATGGTTTCGGTTGCATGTGGCGCAGGTCGTTAGTGCGCCTGGTGATCGAACACGCCTCGCGCGGCCTCGACCATTGTTTTTAGATGGCTCGGTTCGCGAACACCTTGCCTGTATAATTCCACAGTGATGGCCGCCATCCGCTCCGCTTCCTCAGTTTCCTTGGTAACTCCAGCTCTCGATCGAATGTCATCGAAAACCCTCTGACAGACAACAAGGTCTCTAGAATAGAGTGGTTGGGGTGAGCGCTTGATTGTAGTCTGAACCATGTTTCATCTCCTCATTGGAGGCTCGCCCCCAGCGGAGGCGAGCCAAAGACAATCGCTTAGAAATCCATGCCGGCGCTAGCCGGCAGGGCTGGAGTGGCTTCCTTTTTGGGCTTCTCCGCGATCATCGCTTCCGTTGTCACCAGAAGACCGGCAACCGAGGCTGCGTCCTGCAGCGCAGTGCGCACAACCTTGACCGGATCGATGACACCCTGAGCATAAAGATCACCATATTCGCCGGTCTGGGCGTTCCAGCCATAGGAGAAGTCGGTTTTTTCACGCAGTTTGCCGACAATGATCGAACCTTCGGCACCGGCATTTTCGGCGATCTGGCGAACAGGTGCTTCAATCGCCCGTCGCACGATCTCGACGCCGACACGCTGATCGTCGTTCGCGATCGGAAGGCCCTCGAGCGCCTTAACGGCACGCAGGAGAGCGACACCGCCACCCGGGAGAATGCCTTCCTCTACCGCGGCGCGGGTCGCATGCAGCGCATCGTCGACGCGGTCCTTTTTCTCCTTCACTTCGACTTCCGTCGAGCCACCGACGCGGATGACGGCAACGCCCCCGGCAAGCTTGGCAAGACGTTCCTGTAGCTTTTCGCGGTCGTAGTCGGAGGTTGTCTCCTCGATCTGAGCCCGAATCTGGGCAACGCGGCCATCGATTTCCGCCTTGGAACCGACGCCATCGATAATGGTGGTGTTCTCCTTCTCGATCGCCACTCTCTTCGCCCGGCCGAGCATGTTGAGGGTGACGTTTTCCAACTTGATGCCGAGGTCTTCCGAGATCACGGTTCCTCCCGTCAGGATGGCGATGTCTTCCAGCATGGCCTTGCGGCGGTCGCCGAAGCCAGGAGCCTTGACGGCAGCGATCTTGAGGCCGCCACGCAGCTTGTTGACGACGAGCGTTGCAAGAGCTTCCCCTTCGACGTCTTCAGCGATGATGACGAGCGGTTTGCCGGACTGGACCACGGCTTCGAGAACCGGCAGCATCGCCTGCAGGTTCGACAACTTCTTCTCATGGATCAGGATATAGGGATCTTCCAGTTCCACCCGCATCTTGTCTTGGTTGGTGACGAAGTAGGGGCTGAGATAGCCGCGATCGAACTGCATGCCTTCGACGACTTCGAGTTCGGTTTCAGCGGTCTTGGCTTCTTCGACCGTTATCACACCTTCGTTGCCGACTTTCTCCATCGCCTCGGCAAGATAACGACCGATCTCCGTATCCCCGTTGGCGGAGATGGTACCAACTTGAGCAATTTCGGAATTGCTGGTGATCTTGCGGGCGTTGGTCTTCAACTCCTTGACAACCGCATCGACGGCGAGATCGATGCCACGCTTCAGGTCCATCGGATTCATGCCGGAGGCGACGGCTTTGGCGCCTTCCTTAACGATGGCCTGGGCAAGCACGGTCGCGGTTGTCGTGCCGTCGCCGGCGAGATCGTTCGTCTTCGATGCCACTTCGCGCAGCATCTGGGCGCCCATGTTCTCGAACTTGTCTTCCAGTTCAATTTCCTTGGCGACGGAAACGCCGTCCTTGGTTATACGAGGGGCACCGAAGGACTTGTCGATCACGACATTGCGGCCCTTTGGACCGAGCGTGACCTTCACGGCATTGGCCAGTACGTCGACTCCCCGCAGCATGCGTTCACGGGCATCGGTGTGGAACTTGACTTCTTTCGCAGCCATTTTCTCTAACTCCTCAATAGGCAGCTATTTGACTGATGGGTTGGATTGACGGGTTATCGCCTCAGGCAGCTTTTTTCTGCTCTGCCTGGGTTTCGATGATGCCCATGACATCGCTTTCCTTCATGATCAGCAGGTCTTCGCCGTTGATCTTGATCTCGGTGCCGGACCATTTGCCGAACAGGATGCGGTCGCCGGCCTTGACGTCGAGCGCCTGGATCTGGCCGGCATCGTTGCGCGCGCCGGGACCTACGGCGATGACTTCGCCTTCCTGCGGCTTTTCCTTGGCGGTGTCGGGAATGATGATGCCGCCCTTGGTCTTTTCTTCGGATTCGACCCGGCGGACGAGAATGCGATCATGAAGCGGTCGGAACGACATGTTTTCCTCCGTTGAGCAAAAATGATGACGTTGTTCCCTCTGGCCGGACCGAATGATCGGTCCAGGCGGGTGCAAAACCTCAAGTCGAGCATTTTGCGCAAAATGATCTGGTTTTGAGATTTTTCGATTTCAAGAGGGAGAAACGAAAAAATTAGCACTCGTCTTCTGATGCTACTAACATACTGGAAAGGAACAATAAACGGCGCGATTGCGTCTAAAAATCCGTTGATGGTCGTGAAATTTTGCGACACACTTCACAGTGTCATGAAACGGAGATGAAGCATGCAATTCTCATCGGATCTGGAACGTCAGCTCAATGGCTACGGCCTCACCACCGCGCACATCCTCTATCGCATTCCTGATTTCGAATCCGTGCTGCAGACCTATGTCTGGCAGGACTACGATCTGGCACCCGATTTTCCTGAGATGCACAGGTTCCTGGATTTCTGGCAGTCCAGGCTTGAAGGCCCGCTCCATTCTGTCCGCTATACGCATCAGTGCTTGATCGGACCGAATGAATGGCGCCGCGTCGAAGGCGAGTTCAAGCTTCACTGAGGTCTTGAACAGAAATTTCCTCTATCCTAGCTCTGTCGTGACCGAGGCTTGATGAGATCGGTCAATATCCCACGTCTGTTCAGAGTGAGACCGGATAGGGAAGAGAAGAGAAGAGAAGATAAAACTCATCAAAGACCTCAGCATCAAGGAACGCGAAGAGGTCTTTGCCGCCGTCGCGCGTGTCCTGCAGGGGGCCGCTTGCGAGGCTTATGTCGAAGGCAGCCGCCATTAGACGCACGCTTTCCCACTTCGATCGGGTGTCTATTGGCATTTGGGAAATCGGGAAGATCGGTGCGTCGGTGGCTTCGGGAACAGATTTGCAGGCGACAGGTCACGTCGTGGTGAGCGATCCGCAAAAAAATCTCTTTTATTGACGAACAAAACATGAACATGTATCTTCGCTCACATGGTGAAAAAGAGCCTTCAGGATAAACTTGCCATCCTATCGGATGCGGCAAAATACGATGCATCTTGTGCGTCAAGCGGTGGCGAGAAGCGCGATGCAAGCAAGGGCGGTGTCGGATCGTCGGGAGGCGCAGGGATTTGCCATGCTTACACTCCGG is from Brucella intermedia LMG 3301 and encodes:
- the groES gene encoding co-chaperone GroES — protein: MSFRPLHDRILVRRVESEEKTKGGIIIPDTAKEKPQEGEVIAVGPGARNDAGQIQALDVKAGDRILFGKWSGTEIKINGEDLLIMKESDVMGIIETQAEQKKAA
- the groL gene encoding chaperonin GroEL (60 kDa chaperone family; promotes refolding of misfolded polypeptides especially under stressful conditions; forms two stacked rings of heptamers to form a barrel-shaped 14mer; ends can be capped by GroES; misfolded proteins enter the barrel where they are refolded when GroES binds), giving the protein MAAKEVKFHTDARERMLRGVDVLANAVKVTLGPKGRNVVIDKSFGAPRITKDGVSVAKEIELEDKFENMGAQMLREVASKTNDLAGDGTTTATVLAQAIVKEGAKAVASGMNPMDLKRGIDLAVDAVVKELKTNARKITSNSEIAQVGTISANGDTEIGRYLAEAMEKVGNEGVITVEEAKTAETELEVVEGMQFDRGYLSPYFVTNQDKMRVELEDPYILIHEKKLSNLQAMLPVLEAVVQSGKPLVIIAEDVEGEALATLVVNKLRGGLKIAAVKAPGFGDRRKAMLEDIAILTGGTVISEDLGIKLENVTLNMLGRAKRVAIEKENTTIIDGVGSKAEIDGRVAQIRAQIEETTSDYDREKLQERLAKLAGGVAVIRVGGSTEVEVKEKKDRVDDALHATRAAVEEGILPGGGVALLRAVKALEGLPIANDDQRVGVEIVRRAIEAPVRQIAENAGAEGSIIVGKLREKTDFSYGWNAQTGEYGDLYAQGVIDPVKVVRTALQDAASVAGLLVTTEAMIAEKPKKEATPALPASAGMDF
- a CDS encoding alpha/beta hydrolase, which translates into the protein MVEKIHGTSEASWAQVRTDYMSGLGHLFPALKDVSYGTATLDSVPTMRAVPEGSEPQRVLLYIHGGGYVHGGVEGYRGLTGRLAKALNAKIYAPDYRQAPEFPFPTPIDDVFAAYRAILSSDVDPKNLVLAGDSAGGAMVVTMMRKARDAGIALPAAGVAFSPWANLTHSGRSATVRDGIDPLCSVEFLNKLARMFLAGELPTHPDASPVFADVHDLAPVLIQIGENEVMLSDAIRLASNLGEARVRTSLEVWPGMSMSGICWPVSCLKRIKRSSMPSGFLMMR
- a CDS encoding usg protein encodes the protein MQFSSDLERQLNGYGLTTAHILYRIPDFESVLQTYVWQDYDLAPDFPEMHRFLDFWQSRLEGPLHSVRYTHQCLIGPNEWRRVEGEFKLH